The bacterium genome has a window encoding:
- a CDS encoding ABC transporter permease encodes MPVAGGRFGRRGPVALLARMVRRRRIVAVGLVLLLVVLGAALLAPQLAPYDPIALDVPARLAAPGHAHPFGTDEFGRDILSRTLYGARLSLAVGALVTALATTAGIAVGLIAGTNRRADRLLMRVMDGLMAFPDILLAIALMASLGPSARNVVIALGFVYTPRVARIVRASVLVVASQEYVEAARALGAPVARILLRHILVNTASPVIVQATFITAYAMLGEAALSFLGVGIPPQIPTWGGIISEGQVYLRQAWWISIFPGAAIVLSVLSLNLLGDGLRDYLDPRLRYS; translated from the coding sequence ATGCCGGTCGCCGGGGGCCGGTTCGGCCGTCGCGGCCCGGTCGCCCTGCTCGCGCGCATGGTGCGGCGGCGGCGCATCGTGGCCGTGGGCCTCGTGCTGCTGCTGGTCGTGCTGGGAGCGGCGCTCCTGGCGCCGCAGCTCGCGCCGTACGATCCCATCGCCCTCGACGTGCCCGCGCGCCTCGCCGCGCCGGGCCACGCGCATCCGTTCGGCACCGACGAGTTCGGCCGCGACATCCTCAGCCGGACGCTGTATGGGGCGCGGCTGTCGCTCGCGGTGGGCGCGCTCGTCACTGCGCTCGCGACGACGGCCGGCATCGCCGTGGGCCTGATCGCCGGGACCAACCGCCGGGCGGACCGCCTCTTGATGCGGGTGATGGACGGGCTGATGGCGTTCCCGGATATCCTGCTCGCGATCGCGCTCATGGCGTCGCTGGGCCCGAGCGCCCGGAACGTGGTGATCGCGCTCGGCTTCGTGTACACGCCGCGCGTCGCGCGGATCGTGCGCGCCTCCGTGCTGGTTGTGGCCTCCCAGGAGTACGTCGAGGCCGCCCGGGCGTTGGGCGCGCCGGTCGCGCGCATCCTGCTCCGCCACATCCTGGTCAATACGGCGTCCCCGGTGATCGTCCAGGCGACGTTTATCACCGCGTACGCGATGCTCGGCGAGGCGGCGCTGAGCTTCCTTGGGGTCGGTATTCCGCCGCAGATTCCGACGTGGGGCGGGATCATCAGCGAGGGGCAGGTGTATCTCCGCCAAGCCTGGTGGATCAGCATCTTCCCGGGGGCCGCCATCGTGCTCAGCGTGTTGAGCCTGAACCTGCTCGGGGACGGCCTTCGGGACTACCTCGATCCGCGCCTCAGGTACTCGTGA
- a CDS encoding ABC transporter permease, translating into MLSYLTGRLAALLPVLLVVAVVVFMLIHVTPGDPARVLLGQDATAEQVAALRHDLGLDRPLPLQFALWIGRAVRGDLGLSFFLHLPVTTDIVEHAGPTAMLSLLGLGVALAIGIPVGIVSAVFRNSWLDQASLALAMLGAAVPSFWLGLSLIVLFAVDLGWLPSSGYRPPGAGLGLSLHYLLLPALALGLPNSSLIIRFTRSSLLDVLGNDYIRTASAKGLPRPRVIFRHAMRNALVPILTVIGLTFAALMGGAVVTETVFSLPGIGQLVVSSVLRRDYPVIQGVVLLVATIYVLVNLAVDMMYFVVDPRVRY; encoded by the coding sequence GTGCTCTCGTACCTGACGGGACGGCTGGCGGCGCTGCTGCCGGTGCTGCTGGTCGTCGCGGTCGTGGTGTTCATGCTGATCCACGTCACGCCGGGGGACCCGGCGCGCGTGCTGCTCGGGCAGGATGCCACCGCGGAGCAGGTGGCCGCGCTGCGGCACGATCTCGGTCTCGACCGCCCGCTGCCGCTGCAGTTTGCGCTGTGGATCGGCCGCGCGGTTCGGGGCGACCTGGGGCTGTCGTTCTTTCTGCACCTGCCGGTGACGACCGACATCGTCGAGCACGCCGGCCCGACCGCGATGCTCTCTCTGCTCGGGCTCGGCGTGGCGCTCGCGATCGGGATTCCCGTCGGCATCGTCTCCGCGGTCTTCCGCAACTCGTGGCTCGACCAGGCCAGCCTCGCGCTCGCGATGCTGGGGGCGGCGGTGCCCAGTTTCTGGCTGGGGCTGTCGCTGATCGTGCTGTTCGCGGTTGATCTGGGATGGCTGCCGTCGTCCGGGTACCGGCCGCCCGGCGCCGGGCTGGGGCTGAGCCTGCACTATCTGCTCCTGCCGGCGCTGGCGCTCGGGCTGCCGAACTCCTCGCTGATCATCCGGTTCACGCGCAGCAGCCTGCTCGACGTGCTCGGCAACGACTACATCCGCACCGCGAGCGCGAAGGGCCTGCCGCGGCCGCGCGTGATCTTCAGGCACGCCATGCGCAACGCGCTCGTGCCGATCCTCACCGTGATCGGGCTGACCTTCGCGGCGCTGATGGGGGGCGCGGTGGTGACGGAGACGGTGTTCAGCCTCCCCGGCATCGGGCAGTTGGTGGTCTCCTCCGTGCTGCGGCGCGACTACCCCGTGATTCAGGGCGTGGTGCTGCTGGTTGCGACGATCTACGTCCTCGTCAACCTGGCCGTCGACATGATGTACTTCGTCGTCGATCCGCGGGTCCGGTATTGA
- a CDS encoding ABC transporter substrate-binding protein → MAQDRDKGDAVTRITRRGLLTVAAAAGAGLAAGTDRGAPGWLGGTRDAGIAAAAARRGGTLRIAEIGEPLTLDTVATTADLTSTITLPVFEELFIFDANWRIQPLLASSYNVSKDGLTYTITLRKNVPFHNGRDVTPADVVASLNRWGRVSPRGPSVYQNVDSVQPLADGVVIKLKRPYAPLLAFLALPNGAAAIMPREIVEAAGTSPLKQFVGTGPYRFVEWAPDRYVKLARFDHYAARSEPANGYAGRREAWADEVLYYPVSQVATRIAGVQSGDYDVADGINQDAYASLKNDQRVVPEIIRPGSFLTFFFNKKQGIMTNEKLREAVLVALDMQPIMSATFGNPDLYSLYPSVYPKGTPWYTTAGSEWYNVHNVARAKELMKEAGYSGQPVRWLTTQQYDYMFKSTVVATSQLQHAGFTVDMQVLEWAGVLDHRGKPADYDLFTTSHGFVPDPALITVFSSAYPGWWDTSTKNSLLGEFTSESDPAARVKTWSKLQALMYKEAPIVRPGEFYTLMLRSRALETFRASYWIVPWNVAAVK, encoded by the coding sequence GTGGCTCAGGATCGGGACAAGGGGGACGCAGTGACGCGGATCACGCGGCGCGGACTGTTGACCGTGGCGGCGGCCGCCGGGGCGGGACTGGCCGCCGGAACCGATCGGGGGGCGCCGGGATGGCTGGGCGGGACCCGGGACGCGGGGATCGCCGCGGCGGCGGCGCGGCGCGGCGGCACGCTGCGGATCGCCGAGATCGGCGAGCCGCTCACGCTCGACACCGTGGCGACGACGGCCGACCTCACGTCCACGATCACGCTCCCGGTCTTCGAGGAGCTCTTTATCTTCGACGCCAACTGGCGGATCCAGCCGCTGCTCGCGTCGTCGTATAACGTGAGCAAGGACGGCCTGACCTACACCATCACCCTCCGCAAGAACGTCCCGTTCCACAACGGACGCGACGTGACGCCGGCGGACGTCGTCGCGTCACTGAACCGCTGGGGCCGGGTCAGCCCCCGCGGCCCCTCCGTCTACCAGAACGTGGACAGCGTGCAGCCGTTGGCGGACGGCGTCGTGATCAAGCTGAAGCGTCCGTACGCGCCGCTGCTGGCGTTTCTCGCGCTGCCGAACGGCGCCGCCGCGATCATGCCGCGCGAGATCGTCGAGGCGGCCGGCACCAGCCCGCTCAAACAGTTCGTCGGGACGGGCCCCTACCGCTTCGTCGAGTGGGCGCCGGACCGCTACGTCAAGCTCGCGCGCTTCGATCACTACGCCGCGCGCAGCGAGCCGGCGAACGGATACGCCGGCCGGCGCGAGGCATGGGCGGACGAGGTTCTCTACTATCCCGTCTCGCAGGTGGCGACGCGGATCGCCGGGGTGCAGAGCGGCGACTACGACGTCGCCGACGGCATCAACCAAGATGCCTACGCCTCGTTGAAGAACGACCAGCGGGTGGTCCCGGAGATCATCCGGCCGGGGTCGTTCCTCACGTTTTTCTTCAACAAGAAGCAGGGCATCATGACGAACGAGAAGCTGCGCGAGGCTGTCCTGGTCGCCCTCGACATGCAGCCGATCATGTCGGCCACCTTCGGGAATCCGGACCTGTACTCGCTGTACCCGAGCGTGTACCCGAAGGGGACGCCGTGGTACACGACGGCGGGCTCGGAGTGGTACAACGTCCACAACGTGGCGCGGGCCAAGGAGCTGATGAAGGAGGCCGGCTACTCCGGCCAGCCGGTGCGGTGGCTCACGACCCAGCAGTACGACTACATGTTCAAGAGCACCGTGGTGGCGACGTCACAGCTGCAGCACGCCGGATTCACGGTCGACATGCAGGTGCTGGAGTGGGCGGGCGTGCTCGACCACCGCGGCAAGCCCGCCGACTACGACCTGTTCACCACCTCGCACGGGTTCGTGCCCGATCCGGCGCTGATCACCGTGTTCAGCTCGGCGTACCCGGGGTGGTGGGACACGTCGACGAAGAACTCGCTGCTCGGCGAGTTCACGAGCGAGTCCGACCCGGCCGCCCGCGTGAAGACGTGGTCCAAGCTCCAGGCGCTCATGTACAAGGAAGCGCCGATCGTCCGGCCCGGCGAGTTCTACACACTGATGCTGCGGAGCCGGGCGCTCGAGACGTTCCGGGCCTCGTACTGGATCGTGCCGTGGAACGTGGCCGCGGTGAAGTGA
- a CDS encoding peptidyl-alpha-hydroxyglycine alpha-amidating lyase family protein → MRVGTGEHTYEVQDNWGRLPDGWSYLEVSGVAVDRQDRAYVFNRGKHPVIVLDRDGAFVGSWGEGAFTRPHAATMAPDDTLWLVDDGDHTIRHCTLDGKVLLTIGTPNKPAPKWSGTPFNRPTHVALAADGSLYITDGYGNTRVHRFTADGRHLGSWGEPGTDPGQFNLPHNVGVDRQGRVYVADRENFRVQIFDGGGRFVGQWNNLYRPCGLYVDRQGDQDRIYVGELCSSIGVSEGIQNLGARLSIFAPSGERIARIGAPLPGSGPGEFVAPHTVAVDSRGDVYVGEVSYTIRGKGLTPPRELRSLQKFARAR, encoded by the coding sequence ATGCGCGTCGGCACCGGGGAGCACACGTACGAGGTTCAGGACAACTGGGGCAGGCTGCCGGACGGCTGGTCGTACCTCGAGGTCTCGGGCGTGGCGGTGGACCGGCAGGACCGCGCCTACGTGTTCAACCGCGGCAAGCATCCGGTGATCGTGCTCGACCGCGACGGCGCATTCGTCGGCTCGTGGGGCGAGGGCGCGTTCACGCGGCCCCACGCCGCGACGATGGCGCCCGACGATACGCTCTGGCTCGTCGACGACGGCGACCACACGATCCGCCACTGCACCCTGGACGGCAAGGTGCTGCTGACAATCGGCACCCCCAACAAGCCGGCGCCGAAGTGGAGCGGCACGCCCTTCAACCGGCCGACGCACGTCGCGCTGGCCGCGGACGGCTCGCTCTACATTACCGACGGCTACGGCAACACGCGCGTGCACCGATTCACCGCGGACGGCAGGCATCTCGGGTCGTGGGGCGAGCCGGGCACCGACCCGGGCCAGTTCAACCTGCCCCACAACGTCGGGGTGGACCGGCAGGGCCGCGTCTACGTCGCGGACCGCGAGAATTTCCGCGTCCAGATCTTCGACGGGGGCGGCCGCTTCGTCGGCCAGTGGAACAACCTGTACCGTCCGTGCGGCCTGTACGTCGACCGCCAGGGCGACCAGGACCGCATCTACGTCGGGGAGTTGTGCTCCAGCATCGGGGTCAGCGAGGGGATCCAGAACCTCGGCGCCCGCCTCTCGATTTTCGCGCCGTCCGGCGAGCGGATCGCGCGGATCGGCGCGCCGCTGCCCGGAAGCGGCCCGGGCGAGTTCGTCGCCCCGCACACGGTGGCCGTCGATTCGCGGGGCGACGTCTACGTCGGAGAGGTCTCGTACACGATCCGCGGTAAGGGATTGACCCCGCCCCGCGAACTGCGCAGCCTGCAGAAATTCGCGCGCGCGAGGTAG
- a CDS encoding aminotransferase class V-fold PLP-dependent enzyme — MAGRHFLQIPGPTNVPERILRAMDRAVVDHRGPDLPAVVHEAVAGLKQVFGTARGEIVLYPASGTGAWEASLVNTLSPGDHVLAFVNGHFSQLYAECARRLGLTVETVEVPWGEAVPPEQVRDRLSRDGERRYRAVLVVHNETSTGVTTDLAAVRAAIDAAGHPALYFVDVVSALGSIDLRFDEWKIDVALTGTQKGLMLPPGMAVLCAGPRALEAGERATLPRYFFDWRPVVREMQRGYFPYTPATLMLYGLREAVRMLLEEGLPNVLERHRRLAEGVRRAVTAWGLENLCARREWYSNSLTAVVVPHGVDSDAVVRAAAARLNLSLGVGLGRVKGKVFRIGHLGALNELEVLATLAGTELACTMAGVPVPLGAGVTACERYFAEQYAGTAPARPTAAKAALT; from the coding sequence ATGGCCGGCCGTCATTTTCTGCAGATCCCGGGTCCCACCAACGTCCCCGAGCGCATCCTGCGCGCGATGGACCGCGCCGTGGTCGACCACCGGGGACCCGATCTTCCCGCCGTCGTGCACGAAGCGGTTGCGGGATTGAAGCAGGTGTTCGGCACGGCGCGGGGCGAGATCGTCCTGTACCCGGCATCGGGCACCGGCGCGTGGGAGGCCTCGCTCGTCAACACGCTCAGCCCCGGTGACCATGTGCTCGCCTTCGTCAACGGCCACTTCAGCCAGCTCTACGCCGAGTGCGCGCGGCGGCTCGGGCTCACGGTCGAGACGGTCGAAGTGCCCTGGGGCGAGGCCGTGCCGCCGGAACAGGTGCGCGACCGCCTGTCGCGCGACGGGGAACGCCGGTACCGCGCGGTGCTCGTCGTGCACAATGAGACGTCGACCGGCGTCACGACGGATCTCGCGGCCGTCCGCGCGGCGATCGACGCGGCCGGGCACCCCGCGCTCTACTTCGTCGACGTCGTGAGCGCCCTCGGCAGCATCGACCTACGATTCGACGAGTGGAAGATCGACGTCGCGCTGACCGGGACGCAGAAGGGGCTCATGCTGCCGCCGGGTATGGCGGTGCTGTGCGCGGGCCCGCGCGCCCTCGAAGCGGGCGAGCGGGCGACGCTGCCGCGGTACTTCTTCGACTGGCGCCCCGTCGTGCGGGAGATGCAGCGCGGCTACTTCCCCTACACGCCGGCGACGCTGATGCTGTACGGACTGCGTGAAGCCGTGCGCATGCTGCTCGAAGAGGGCCTGCCGAACGTATTGGAACGCCATCGCCGGCTCGCCGAGGGCGTACGGCGCGCCGTCACGGCCTGGGGCCTCGAGAACCTGTGCGCGCGCCGGGAGTGGTACTCGAACAGCCTCACCGCGGTCGTGGTCCCGCACGGCGTCGACTCCGACGCCGTCGTCCGTGCCGCGGCGGCGCGGCTCAACCTCTCGCTCGGCGTCGGGCTCGGCCGGGTGAAGGGCAAGGTCTTTCGGATCGGGCACCTCGGCGCGCTGAACGAGCTCGAGGTCCTCGCGACGCTCGCCGGCACCGAGCTGGCGTGTACCATGGCCGGCGTCCCGGTCCCGCTCGGCGCGGGCGTGACGGCGTGCGAGCGCTATTTCGCCGAGCAGTACGCCGGCACGGCGCCGGCCAGGCCCACGGCCGCGAAGGCGGCCCTCACCTAA
- a CDS encoding PfkB family carbohydrate kinase, which produces MPRVVLLGLAVLDHRIWVDTWPPVSGRTPATAYVEDLGGGAAVAAATVARLGGTAIFAGPRGGDPAGVRVAAALESYGVDTRFMSVAAAGKTAVSSIVIVPGGERFICAYPGEALHDDPAWAPIAALEGAGAVLVDSRFPRAGQALAAAARPAGVPVVMDFSDVDTAETRALARAATHVVADEEMARQAGGAGALLERLRADGVWGAVTLGARGVVHDGGRVPAFDVAARDTTGAGDVFHGAFTLSLGEGCDPEAALRFASAAAALRCETGGVPDRTAVDRLLAGGRAARDG; this is translated from the coding sequence ATGCCTCGCGTCGTCCTGCTCGGCCTGGCCGTCCTCGACCACCGCATCTGGGTGGACACCTGGCCGCCGGTGAGCGGCCGGACGCCGGCGACGGCCTACGTGGAAGATCTTGGCGGCGGGGCCGCCGTGGCGGCGGCCACGGTGGCGCGTCTCGGTGGTACGGCGATTTTCGCCGGTCCACGGGGCGGGGACCCCGCGGGCGTTCGCGTGGCGGCGGCTCTGGAATCCTACGGCGTCGATACCCGGTTCATGAGCGTGGCGGCGGCCGGCAAGACGGCCGTCTCGTCGATCGTGATCGTGCCGGGAGGGGAGCGGTTCATCTGCGCGTACCCGGGCGAGGCGCTGCACGATGACCCCGCGTGGGCCCCGATCGCGGCCCTCGAAGGCGCGGGCGCGGTGTTGGTGGACAGCCGGTTCCCGCGCGCGGGGCAGGCGCTCGCCGCCGCCGCGCGGCCGGCGGGCGTTCCGGTCGTGATGGATTTTTCCGATGTCGACACCGCGGAGACGCGGGCGCTGGCGCGCGCCGCGACCCACGTCGTCGCGGACGAGGAGATGGCGCGGCAGGCCGGCGGCGCCGGCGCCTTACTCGAACGGCTGCGCGCGGACGGCGTGTGGGGCGCGGTTACCCTCGGCGCGCGGGGCGTGGTGCACGACGGCGGCCGGGTGCCGGCGTTCGACGTGGCCGCCCGCGACACCACCGGCGCGGGGGACGTGTTTCACGGCGCGTTCACGCTGTCGCTGGGCGAAGGATGCGATCCGGAGGCGGCGCTGCGCTTCGCGTCCGCCGCGGCCGCGCTGCGGTGCGAGACGGGCGGCGTGCCGGACAGGACGGCGGTCGACCGGCTGTTGGCGGGTGGACGGGCGGCCCGGGACGGTTAG
- a CDS encoding amidohydrolase family protein yields the protein MAMRIDVAAHVLPARYFAKLNAMPGFFMAKRMKGIPCLFDLNVRFRIMDGFGEYRQVLSLALPSIDRLGSPETTPGLARVANDELAELVAAHPDRFAGAFGGLPLNNPDASLRELERLAGHPAFVGVQIYSNVAGRPLDEPPTLAVIEEAARRRMPVFLHPARAPAFADYVTETQSRYDLWQIFGWPYETTVAMARLVFTGLFDRHPDAVIVAHHFGGMAPHFVGRMNGGFEQFGTRGAEGQTETLPVPLAHPPAWYFPRFYADTALFGAAHAMRCGLAYFPPERVLFGSDTPFDPEGGARYIRDTIADLDESGISADRRRMIDEGNFRRLAGERVRARASS from the coding sequence ATGGCCATGCGCATCGACGTGGCGGCGCACGTTCTCCCGGCGCGGTATTTCGCGAAGCTGAACGCGATGCCGGGATTCTTCATGGCGAAGCGCATGAAGGGCATCCCGTGTCTGTTCGATCTGAACGTGCGGTTCCGCATCATGGACGGCTTCGGGGAGTACCGGCAGGTGCTGTCGCTCGCGCTGCCGTCGATCGACCGCCTGGGCTCGCCGGAGACCACGCCGGGCCTGGCCCGCGTGGCCAACGACGAACTGGCCGAGCTGGTCGCCGCGCACCCCGACCGCTTTGCCGGCGCCTTCGGCGGGCTGCCGCTGAACAATCCCGACGCCAGTCTGCGGGAGCTCGAGCGGCTCGCCGGACATCCCGCGTTCGTCGGCGTGCAGATCTACTCCAACGTCGCGGGACGGCCGCTCGACGAGCCGCCGACGCTTGCGGTCATCGAGGAGGCCGCGCGGCGGCGGATGCCGGTCTTTCTTCATCCGGCGCGCGCGCCGGCGTTCGCCGACTACGTGACGGAAACCCAATCGCGATACGACCTCTGGCAGATCTTCGGCTGGCCGTACGAGACGACGGTGGCGATGGCGCGCCTCGTCTTCACCGGATTGTTCGACCGGCACCCCGATGCGGTGATCGTCGCGCATCACTTCGGCGGGATGGCGCCCCATTTCGTCGGCCGCATGAACGGCGGGTTCGAGCAATTCGGCACGCGGGGCGCGGAGGGACAGACCGAGACGCTGCCGGTGCCGCTCGCGCATCCGCCGGCGTGGTACTTCCCGCGCTTCTACGCCGACACGGCGCTCTTCGGCGCGGCCCACGCGATGCGCTGCGGCCTCGCGTATTTTCCGCCGGAGCGCGTGCTGTTCGGCAGCGACACGCCGTTCGACCCCGAAGGCGGCGCCCGCTACATCCGCGACACCATCGCGGATCTCGACGAGAGCGGCATCTCCGCGGACCGCCGCCGGATGATCGACGAAGGCAACTTCAGGCGCCTCGCGGGCGAGCGCGTGCGGGCGCGCGCGTCCTCGTAA
- a CDS encoding amidohydrolase family protein, with translation MSRTILRGARVFDGTGRGAPQRHTVVVEDDLIADVLPGDAAGDDGSARTIDLSGRTLLPGLIDLHVHLGWGTRAAVPNVAAVALAAARNVRTAQLAGITCLRDVGTQGGVGMAVRDAVARGDLPGARVYPCGQIICMTGGHGSEPPAPPGTAREADGPDDCRRAVREQVRAGADCIKVTTNGPLNVVEFTQDEMDAIVDEAHRLGRRVACHASLLESTKMAIRAGVDTIEHGCDLDEATARAMADRGITMVPTLLVLKLLMDRWEEYKAVPMMRSIPVRAKRAAESYQIAMAAGVTMAAGTDIFFGLGRFESLPEELAHMVECGMRASEALVAATRHGAEALGAADRLGVIARGKVADLVAVDGDPTADIAALRRVSLVVQGGRVMAGGGA, from the coding sequence ATGAGCCGGACGATCTTGCGTGGAGCCCGCGTCTTCGACGGCACCGGACGCGGCGCTCCACAGCGGCACACCGTAGTGGTCGAGGACGACCTCATCGCGGACGTGCTGCCCGGCGACGCGGCCGGAGACGACGGGTCCGCCCGCACGATCGATCTCTCGGGCCGCACGCTGCTGCCGGGGCTGATCGATCTGCACGTGCATCTCGGCTGGGGTACGAGGGCGGCGGTGCCGAACGTGGCCGCGGTGGCCCTCGCGGCGGCCCGCAACGTACGGACCGCCCAGCTCGCCGGGATCACCTGTCTCCGCGACGTCGGCACGCAGGGCGGGGTAGGCATGGCCGTCCGGGACGCCGTGGCCCGCGGCGACCTGCCGGGCGCTCGCGTGTATCCGTGCGGCCAAATCATCTGCATGACCGGCGGCCACGGCTCCGAGCCGCCGGCTCCCCCGGGCACGGCGCGCGAGGCGGACGGCCCGGACGACTGCCGGCGGGCGGTGCGGGAGCAGGTCCGGGCCGGCGCCGACTGCATCAAGGTGACGACGAACGGCCCGCTCAACGTGGTGGAGTTCACCCAGGACGAGATGGACGCCATTGTCGACGAGGCGCACCGGCTCGGCCGCCGGGTGGCGTGCCACGCGTCGCTGCTCGAGTCCACCAAGATGGCGATCCGCGCGGGTGTGGATACGATCGAGCACGGCTGCGACCTCGACGAAGCCACCGCCCGCGCCATGGCGGACCGCGGGATCACCATGGTGCCGACGCTGCTCGTCTTGAAACTGCTCATGGACCGGTGGGAGGAGTACAAAGCGGTCCCGATGATGCGGTCGATTCCCGTCCGCGCGAAGCGCGCCGCGGAGAGCTACCAGATCGCGATGGCGGCCGGGGTCACGATGGCGGCGGGTACGGACATCTTCTTCGGGCTGGGCAGGTTCGAGTCGCTGCCGGAGGAGCTCGCGCACATGGTGGAGTGTGGCATGCGCGCGTCCGAGGCGCTGGTCGCCGCGACGCGGCACGGGGCGGAGGCGCTCGGCGCCGCCGACCGGCTCGGCGTGATCGCCCGGGGCAAGGTGGCCGACCTGGTCGCGGTCGACGGCGATCCCACGGCCGATATCGCGGCGCTGCGGCGCGTCTCGCTCGTCGTGCAGGGAGGACGGGTGATGGCGGGCGGCGGCGCCTGA